A DNA window from Deltaproteobacteria bacterium contains the following coding sequences:
- a CDS encoding glycosyltransferase family 4 protein, translating into MLRKGMPWMPMDHPGDRSLHSTPIPRSGGIALMAGVTAAVLLMGTQARPWLPYALFLAGISFIDDIKGLSAGLRLAVHAGVACAFAMGTFAGHGAMTYMAVVLAIVWMTNLYNFMDGSDGLAGGMTVIGFGFYGLAAWIQGCPLFAAMCLAVSASAGAFLVYNFHPARIFLGDSGSIPLGFTAAALGGLGWMQGMWPLSFPVLVFSPFIVDASTTLVRRLLAGEKIWMPHKDHYYQRLVRMGWGHVKTARAEYVLMTASGLSALLTLTPGYSLIVPLAWICIYAILMYWIDSAWQRFRGKTA; encoded by the coding sequence ATGCTCCGCAAAGGAATGCCTTGGATGCCCATGGATCATCCGGGGGACAGATCCCTTCACAGCACCCCCATACCCCGTTCAGGAGGAATCGCCCTTATGGCCGGGGTCACAGCGGCAGTCCTGCTCATGGGGACCCAGGCCCGGCCCTGGTTGCCCTATGCCCTTTTCCTTGCCGGGATCTCCTTTATTGACGACATAAAGGGACTTTCCGCCGGGCTCCGTCTCGCTGTCCATGCCGGCGTTGCATGTGCATTTGCCATGGGGACCTTTGCCGGACATGGGGCAATGACTTATATGGCTGTGGTTCTGGCCATCGTATGGATGACGAATCTCTACAATTTCATGGACGGCTCGGATGGACTTGCCGGCGGGATGACGGTCATCGGCTTCGGCTTTTATGGGTTGGCTGCGTGGATTCAGGGATGCCCGCTCTTTGCCGCCATGTGTTTGGCCGTATCTGCATCGGCAGGGGCCTTTCTCGTCTACAACTTCCATCCTGCCAGGATCTTTCTGGGAGACTCCGGCTCCATCCCCCTGGGATTTACCGCCGCCGCCCTTGGGGGCTTGGGATGGATGCAGGGCATGTGGCCCCTGAGCTTCCCGGTCCTCGTCTTTTCACCCTTCATTGTGGATGCATCCACGACCCTGGTCCGGCGCCTTCTCGCAGGGGAAAAGATCTGGATGCCCCACAAGGACCACTACTATCAAAGACTCGTGCGCATGGGATGGGGCCATGTGAAGACGGCCAGGGCCGAATACGTCCTTATGACGGCATCAGGACTCTCCGCCCTCCTGACCCTGACTCCAGGGTATTCCCTCATCGTGCCCCTTGCGTGGATCTGCATCTATGCCATCCTGATGTACTGGATCGATTCTGCCTGGCAGAGATTCAGGGGAAAAACGGCGTAA
- a CDS encoding dihydroorotase: MTDLLLRNGRIIDPANGLDGPGDILVRNGRIEAVGHGIPAPDACLLLDVTGKWVTPGLVDLHVHLREPGEEYKETIESGTRAAVAGGFTAVAAMPNTLPPNDSAAVTRFILERARDAGNARVHPVAAITRGRAGKELTEFDDLLRAGAVAFSDDGSPVQDAGLMRIALEYAQGLDALIISHAEEPALSEGGCVNEGRISTLLGLKGIPWAAEDIAVFRDVALAELTGARLHIAHVSTRGAVEIIRRAKGRGVRVSAETAPHYFSLTEEAVLDFDTRAKMNPPLRTEEDRQAIIEGLADGTLDVIATDHAPHSSLEKDVEFPLAASGIIGLETAFPLSLALVRAGRLDPAHIIRLLSTTPAQILRIPGGTLSPGDRADIAVFDPERSFEVTPENLCSKSHNTPFLGTTLTGRAVLTLVGGRIVHNLLGVGG; the protein is encoded by the coding sequence GTGACGGATCTTCTGCTCAGAAATGGGAGGATAATTGATCCGGCCAACGGACTGGACGGCCCAGGCGACATCCTGGTCCGCAATGGCCGGATTGAGGCGGTCGGGCACGGGATACCCGCCCCGGACGCATGCCTTCTGCTGGACGTGACGGGAAAATGGGTGACCCCTGGGCTCGTGGATCTCCATGTCCATCTGAGGGAACCGGGTGAGGAGTACAAGGAGACCATCGAATCCGGGACCCGGGCCGCAGTCGCAGGCGGGTTCACCGCTGTTGCTGCCATGCCTAACACCCTTCCCCCGAATGATTCGGCCGCTGTCACCCGGTTCATTCTGGAACGGGCACGGGATGCAGGGAATGCACGTGTCCATCCTGTGGCAGCCATTACCAGGGGCCGGGCCGGAAAGGAGCTGACGGAATTTGACGACCTCCTAAGGGCCGGGGCCGTAGCCTTTTCAGACGACGGCTCTCCGGTTCAAGACGCAGGGCTCATGCGCATCGCCCTCGAATACGCGCAGGGGCTGGATGCCCTCATCATATCACATGCAGAGGAACCGGCCCTTTCAGAAGGCGGCTGTGTGAATGAAGGACGTATTTCCACCCTTCTCGGCCTCAAGGGGATTCCGTGGGCCGCAGAGGATATCGCCGTCTTTCGGGATGTGGCCCTTGCGGAACTCACGGGTGCCAGGCTCCACATCGCCCACGTGAGCACAAGGGGCGCGGTTGAGATCATACGCCGTGCAAAGGGTCGCGGGGTGCGGGTCTCGGCCGAGACCGCCCCCCATTACTTCAGCCTCACCGAGGAGGCTGTTCTTGATTTTGACACCAGGGCGAAGATGAACCCCCCTCTTCGGACCGAGGAGGACAGGCAGGCCATTATCGAGGGACTCGCTGACGGAACCCTCGACGTCATTGCAACGGATCACGCACCCCATAGCAGCCTCGAGAAGGATGTGGAATTTCCGCTTGCCGCAAGCGGGATCATCGGCCTTGAGACCGCCTTTCCCTTGTCCCTCGCGCTTGTCAGGGCCGGCCGCCTCGACCCTGCCCATATCATCCGCCTTCTTTCCACTACACCTGCACAGATCCTCAGGATCCCTGGTGGGACACTCAGCCCTGGGGATCGGGCGGACATCGCCGTGTTTGATCCCGAGCGGTCCTTCGAGGTCACCCCGGAAAACCTCTGTTCTAAAAGCCACAATACCCCGTTCCTTGGCACGACCTTAACTGGCAGAGCGGTCCTTACCCTTGTCGGCGGCAGGATCGTGCATAATCTCCTTGGCGTGGGTGGGTGA
- a CDS encoding aspartate carbamoyltransferase catalytic subunit, translating into MNRLSSRHVLGIEHMTVRDVELVLDTADALKDILDRPIKKVPPLRGRSVVHLFFEPSTRTRLSFELAAKRLSADTISVSAASSSVVKGESLLDTALNIEAMRPDIIVLRHPLSRAPHFLARHVDTPVINAGDGTNEHPSQALLDLFTVRERFGRIAGLRIAIIGDIAHSRVAHSDIRAFSKMGAEVTVCGPGTMMPPYVEALGARSARCVEEALDGADVVMALRIQKERERRALVPSIREYAQLYGITRERLRLASPDVVLMHPGPVNQGVEIAPDVFEDPRSVILDQVTNGVAVRMALLSLLIISDTNREGGGT; encoded by the coding sequence ATGAACCGGCTTTCCTCGCGCCACGTCCTCGGCATAGAGCACATGACTGTGCGGGACGTGGAACTCGTCCTTGACACAGCAGATGCCCTGAAGGACATACTCGACCGTCCAATCAAAAAGGTCCCTCCCCTGAGGGGCCGCTCGGTCGTGCATCTCTTTTTCGAGCCGAGCACCAGGACGCGTCTTTCCTTTGAGCTTGCAGCGAAACGTTTGAGCGCCGACACCATATCGGTCTCTGCTGCCTCGAGCAGCGTCGTCAAGGGAGAAAGCCTCCTTGATACCGCCCTCAATATCGAGGCCATGCGGCCTGACATCATCGTGCTCAGGCATCCTCTCTCCAGGGCCCCGCATTTCCTTGCCCGGCACGTGGACACCCCGGTGATAAATGCCGGTGACGGGACGAACGAACACCCGTCCCAGGCCCTTCTCGACCTCTTCACAGTGAGGGAACGCTTCGGAAGGATCGCCGGGCTCAGGATCGCCATCATCGGAGACATTGCCCACAGTCGTGTGGCGCATTCCGACATCCGGGCCTTCAGCAAGATGGGGGCGGAGGTGACGGTCTGTGGTCCTGGGACCATGATGCCGCCCTATGTGGAAGCCCTTGGTGCACGGTCGGCCCGGTGCGTTGAGGAGGCCCTGGACGGCGCGGACGTGGTCATGGCCTTGAGGATACAGAAAGAGAGAGAGAGGAGGGCCCTCGTACCATCCATAAGGGAGTATGCCCAGCTCTACGGCATCACAAGGGAGCGTCTGCGTCTTGCCAGTCCGGATGTGGTGCTCATGCACCCCGGGCCTGTGAATCAGGGGGTGGAGATTGCCCCTGATGTCTTCGAGGATCCCCGGTCTGTGATCCTCGATCAGGTGACGAACGGGGTCGCCGTCAGGATGGCCCTCCTGTCCCTGCTCATCATTTCGGACACCAACAGGGAGGGCGGTGGGACGTGA
- a CDS encoding Xaa-Pro peptidase family protein, whose protein sequence is MNPPRLVPGDEIARRIQALQECLALSSIDLALIRQNADLYYFTGTVQDSHLLVPVEGEPLLLVWRSIDRAREESPLARIAPLPSLNSLSRILAEQGIPMPKRLGLEMDCLPAALYLFYTEKVWAQAEAVDVSPLVRGLRAVKSLWEIERIRSACRQIAQVFSRVPDFLRPGVSELALSAEIERELRLRGHPGFIRMRGWTQEFGSAQVLSGPEGAVPAWTNTPGGGRGIGPAFGVGACARRIGVGEPVSVDMGGLFDGYHSDMTRLFFLGTPPTSLVDAYKAVLHVHRGIQDRLAPGAVSGEIYSWAVEEMGRLGHADHFMGISGSQVAFVGHGLGVEIDEYPFLSRRNKMILEPGMVIAVEPKLALPGVGLVGIEDTFLVTEKGAEMLTQGGQDICIL, encoded by the coding sequence GTGAATCCCCCACGTCTTGTCCCGGGCGATGAAATTGCCCGCAGGATTCAGGCCCTTCAGGAGTGTCTTGCGCTAAGCAGCATAGACCTTGCGCTCATCCGCCAGAACGCGGACCTCTACTATTTTACAGGCACGGTCCAGGACTCCCACCTCCTCGTCCCCGTGGAAGGAGAGCCCCTTCTCCTCGTCTGGCGGTCCATCGATCGGGCCAGGGAAGAATCCCCCTTGGCCCGCATCGCCCCCCTCCCCAGCCTGAATTCCCTTTCCCGGATCCTGGCTGAGCAAGGCATACCCATGCCGAAAAGGCTTGGGCTCGAAATGGACTGTCTTCCCGCTGCCCTGTATCTTTTTTATACAGAAAAGGTCTGGGCCCAGGCCGAGGCGGTGGATGTCTCTCCCCTTGTGAGGGGCCTGCGTGCAGTCAAGTCCCTGTGGGAGATCGAGCGCATTCGTTCGGCCTGCCGACAGATCGCCCAGGTCTTCTCCCGTGTCCCGGATTTTTTGAGGCCAGGCGTGTCCGAGCTTGCCCTTTCCGCCGAAATCGAGCGGGAACTCAGGCTTCGGGGGCATCCCGGTTTCATCAGGATGAGGGGATGGACCCAGGAATTCGGCTCCGCCCAGGTCCTTTCCGGGCCTGAGGGGGCCGTTCCGGCCTGGACCAATACACCGGGCGGAGGCAGGGGGATAGGGCCGGCCTTTGGAGTCGGGGCCTGCGCCCGCAGGATTGGGGTTGGAGAGCCGGTAAGCGTTGATATGGGAGGGCTCTTTGACGGCTATCACAGTGACATGACGCGACTCTTTTTTCTTGGCACCCCTCCCACGTCCCTGGTGGATGCATATAAGGCCGTTCTCCATGTGCATCGAGGCATCCAGGATAGACTTGCGCCGGGTGCAGTAAGTGGGGAGATCTATTCGTGGGCAGTGGAGGAGATGGGGCGTCTGGGCCATGCAGACCACTTTATGGGGATCTCTGGCAGTCAGGTCGCATTCGTGGGCCATGGCCTTGGGGTGGAGATCGATGAGTATCCCTTCCTGAGCAGGAGGAACAAGATGATCCTCGAGCCGGGAATGGTGATCGCCGTGGAGCCCAAGCTCGCGTTGCCAGGTGTCGGCCTTGTGGGTATTGAGGATACCTTCCTTGTGACGGAAAAGGGGGCAGAGATGCTGACCCAAGGCGGTCAGGACATATGCATACTTTGA
- a CDS encoding lytic murein transglycosylase, protein MGGIFLRLFVHGVLYLLFWVTPAWASEPIAGVDPFWAPLVERLVADGEDPKGLAELFSRDAVRFDPRVMPRKLTHSEVALNYERFLAPERIRRARSFLAKNQDLLCRVEKDFGVPKEIQTAVFLIETDLGAYLGGGNAFTVLASMARAGSIEEMAMWLPLDSMAASEREGLDKRLRDKSEWAYQELRALLRHSREGGIDPVTTPASIFGAIGLCQFMPTNVIKYGVDRDADGRVNLFTVEDAAASMANYLRSHGWRPGLGRDDQLKVILAYNYSRPYARTVLAVAERLGWNGGPGESPTSCPGR, encoded by the coding sequence GTGGGAGGCATATTTCTCCGCCTCTTCGTCCATGGTGTCCTTTACCTCCTTTTTTGGGTGACTCCGGCATGGGCTTCCGAACCCATCGCTGGCGTGGATCCCTTTTGGGCCCCTCTTGTTGAAAGGCTCGTAGCGGACGGTGAGGATCCCAAGGGGCTGGCCGAGCTGTTCTCCCGTGACGCCGTCCGTTTTGACCCCAGAGTGATGCCCCGAAAGCTCACCCATTCGGAGGTTGCACTCAACTACGAACGTTTTCTTGCCCCCGAGCGCATCAGACGCGCCCGTTCGTTTCTCGCGAAGAACCAGGACCTTTTGTGCCGTGTGGAAAAGGATTTCGGCGTCCCCAAGGAGATCCAGACCGCGGTCTTCTTGATCGAAACGGATCTCGGGGCATATCTGGGAGGCGGGAACGCCTTTACGGTCCTGGCAAGCATGGCCAGGGCAGGGTCTATTGAGGAGATGGCCATGTGGCTGCCTTTGGATTCTATGGCCGCTTCGGAACGGGAGGGCCTCGATAAAAGGCTTCGGGACAAATCTGAATGGGCCTACCAGGAGCTTCGTGCCCTTCTCCGCCACTCACGGGAGGGGGGGATCGATCCTGTAACCACTCCGGCATCCATTTTTGGCGCCATCGGGCTGTGTCAGTTCATGCCCACGAACGTCATCAAATATGGTGTGGACCGGGACGCTGACGGTCGTGTCAACCTCTTTACTGTGGAAGACGCGGCGGCAAGCATGGCGAATTATCTCCGGTCACACGGCTGGAGGCCGGGGCTTGGCCGGGACGATCAACTGAAGGTGATCCTCGCCTACAACTACAGCCGTCCGTATGCCAGAACCGTGCTTGCCGTTGCGGAACGGCTCGGCTGGAATGGAGGTCCTGGTGAATCCCCCACGTCTTGTCCCGGGCGATGA
- a CDS encoding M23 family metallopeptidase, giving the protein MKYFRPSDLAPFVVFFCCIEGASFLGEGLHKAFDETFPSIHSVSCEDLNPSIQSVSVASAPEPLIHKASSEKETVIQDTLREGETFSEALARLQLDDSIRESIIESLSRYINFRTCRPGERFTLALDYAGQLLRCTYEKNPFEIYTLESSGDESYQVSKEPVHLEKEVVKISGTIGDSLFDAFHRAGVSDQLVTAYARIFASRVDFNREVRGEDRFSLVFERFSRDGSFLGYGRILAAQFKGASGEYDAYLHTVDGEDRYFDGSGRALASSFLRSPLPVFRVTSRFSNSRLHPILGIHRPHHGIDLAAPMGTPVMAAADGIVEYAGWQRGYGRLVILKHEGGYETHYAHLSRFSAEIKKGARVKQGQTIGGVGASGLATGPHLDYRVKLNGTFVDPLKIKALPRTVLAGAAKQKFLAETRQIAQLFKDDAPVRVVRVENITVKGYPKGWAG; this is encoded by the coding sequence ATGAAATATTTCCGTCCCAGCGACCTCGCGCCGTTCGTCGTCTTTTTCTGCTGCATTGAGGGCGCTTCCTTTCTTGGCGAGGGTCTCCACAAGGCCTTCGATGAAACGTTTCCTTCGATCCATTCAGTCTCCTGTGAAGACCTGAATCCCTCCATCCAGTCTGTTTCTGTCGCATCGGCCCCTGAACCTCTCATACACAAGGCCTCATCGGAAAAGGAGACGGTCATCCAGGACACCCTCAGGGAAGGTGAGACCTTTTCCGAGGCGCTGGCCCGGCTGCAATTGGACGATTCCATCCGGGAGTCCATCATCGAGTCCCTTTCCCGATACATCAACTTCCGGACCTGCAGACCCGGGGAAAGATTTACCTTGGCGCTCGACTATGCGGGACAGCTACTGAGGTGTACCTACGAGAAGAATCCATTCGAGATCTATACACTCGAGTCTTCTGGTGACGAATCCTATCAAGTCAGCAAGGAGCCCGTCCATCTCGAAAAGGAGGTGGTGAAGATCTCAGGTACCATTGGGGATTCGCTTTTCGATGCGTTTCACAGGGCCGGAGTGAGCGATCAGCTCGTCACGGCATATGCACGCATTTTTGCCTCGCGGGTCGATTTTAACCGTGAGGTCAGGGGCGAGGACCGCTTTTCTCTCGTCTTTGAGCGCTTCTCCCGGGATGGCTCCTTTCTGGGATACGGAAGGATCCTTGCAGCCCAGTTCAAGGGGGCATCAGGCGAGTACGACGCCTATCTCCACACGGTCGATGGAGAAGACCGTTACTTCGACGGCTCAGGAAGGGCACTCGCCTCATCTTTCCTCCGCTCGCCACTTCCTGTCTTTCGCGTCACCTCCAGGTTTTCCAATAGCCGCCTCCACCCCATCCTTGGCATCCACCGGCCCCACCATGGGATAGATCTTGCCGCGCCCATGGGGACCCCTGTCATGGCTGCTGCCGATGGAATCGTCGAATATGCGGGCTGGCAGAGGGGCTATGGCAGGCTAGTGATCCTCAAGCACGAAGGCGGATATGAGACCCACTATGCCCACCTTTCCCGTTTCAGTGCTGAAATCAAGAAAGGGGCACGCGTAAAACAAGGTCAGACCATCGGAGGAGTTGGGGCCAGCGGCCTTGCTACCGGACCCCATCTCGACTACCGGGTGAAGCTGAACGGAACCTTTGTCGACCCCCTCAAGATCAAGGCCCTGCCCCGTACAGTGCTTGCCGGCGCCGCAAAGCAAAAATTCCTGGCTGAGACCCGGCAGATCGCCCAGCTCTTCAAGGATGACGCCCCTGTGCGTGTGGTCAGGGTAGAGAACATCACGGTGAAAGGGTATCCAAAGGGCTGGGCGGGTTAG
- a CDS encoding secondary thiamine-phosphate synthase enzyme YjbQ gives MKEFGVTTRKRHEFVDITEDVVRIVKEEGLMEGVVVVFVPHTTAGVTINEGADPAVARDVVSVLNEVVPEDFDYRHLEGNSPAHIKATLTGSSVQIIVSGARMCLGTWQKVFFCEYDGPRNRKVWVQTMGDRKTA, from the coding sequence ATGAAGGAATTCGGCGTCACTACCCGAAAAAGGCATGAGTTCGTGGACATCACGGAAGATGTGGTCCGTATAGTCAAGGAAGAAGGCCTTATGGAGGGGGTCGTTGTGGTTTTCGTCCCTCACACGACCGCCGGGGTGACCATAAACGAGGGGGCAGACCCAGCTGTCGCCCGGGACGTGGTCTCGGTCCTGAACGAGGTCGTCCCTGAGGATTTCGACTATCGTCATCTTGAGGGAAACTCCCCGGCCCACATCAAGGCGACGCTTACGGGTTCGAGTGTCCAGATCATCGTCTCTGGTGCGCGAATGTGCCTCGGGACCTGGCAGAAGGTCTTTTTCTGTGAATACGACGGACCACGAAACAGAAAGGTGTGGGTACAGACCATGGGGGACCGCAAGACCGCATGA
- a CDS encoding DUF167 domain-containing protein, which translates to MCKETGDAPSSRIPFLSSLGESGVLVRVHAVPRSGKSGIAGLHGGSLKVKINAPPVDGEANKECRRFLALVFGVPIGNVDLRGGGKCREKVFHVHGISFEDAARRVGHYLPK; encoded by the coding sequence GTGTGTAAGGAGACTGGTGATGCCCCTTCATCCCGCATCCCTTTTCTCTCGAGTCTTGGAGAATCGGGGGTGCTCGTCAGGGTCCATGCGGTCCCCCGATCGGGCAAAAGCGGTATTGCGGGTCTCCACGGCGGATCTCTCAAGGTGAAGATCAATGCCCCTCCAGTGGATGGGGAGGCGAACAAGGAATGCCGGCGTTTCCTCGCCCTGGTGTTCGGGGTCCCTATCGGGAATGTGGACCTGCGCGGAGGGGGAAAGTGCAGGGAAAAGGTCTTTCACGTCCATGGGATCTCTTTTGAGGATGCGGCACGGCGGGTGGGGCATTATCTCCCGAAGTGA
- a CDS encoding prephenate dehydrogenase/arogenate dehydrogenase family protein encodes MSREEETHRSPDRERPFFQCDGPLAAGSVPRIGIVGGHGRMGRWFARLFEEAGLPVSLADRDTPIRPEDLAASCDVVIVSVPMDVFPEIVASIGPIMPEHAFLTDLCSLKRTQVATMLAHSTCAVVGTHPLFGPGEESLAGRRIALCPGRGKRWLSWWEGFLAGRGGITHIVEADTHDRIMAWVQALNHYLLLGMGKAIQEEGLDLALLQALATPSFELQMRIVSRLAVQDPELYATIQMDNPHTDEVLALFSTEAERIRGCIRARDRDLFIRIFKEVQDLGRRLFQEDEPPCV; translated from the coding sequence GTGAGCAGAGAAGAAGAGACGCACCGCTCTCCGGACAGGGAAAGGCCTTTCTTTCAATGTGACGGGCCTTTGGCAGCGGGATCCGTCCCGAGGATCGGGATCGTCGGGGGGCATGGCCGTATGGGCCGTTGGTTTGCGCGCCTTTTCGAGGAGGCGGGGCTTCCGGTCTCGCTCGCGGACCGGGACACGCCCATTCGCCCGGAGGACCTGGCCGCATCCTGCGACGTGGTGATCGTCTCCGTCCCCATGGATGTCTTCCCTGAGATTGTTGCCTCCATCGGTCCCATTATGCCCGAGCATGCATTCCTTACGGATCTCTGCTCCTTGAAAAGGACCCAGGTGGCGACCATGCTCGCACATAGTACATGCGCAGTCGTTGGCACCCATCCCCTTTTCGGCCCCGGGGAGGAATCCCTTGCGGGAAGACGCATCGCCCTCTGTCCTGGCAGGGGGAAGCGGTGGCTGAGCTGGTGGGAGGGTTTTCTTGCGGGCAGGGGGGGCATTACCCACATCGTCGAGGCCGATACCCACGATCGGATCATGGCGTGGGTTCAGGCATTGAATCACTACCTGCTCCTGGGTATGGGAAAGGCGATTCAGGAGGAGGGTTTGGACCTTGCCTTGCTTCAGGCCCTGGCTACCCCGAGTTTCGAGCTCCAGATGCGGATCGTCTCTCGGCTCGCCGTGCAGGATCCGGAACTCTACGCGACGATTCAGATGGACAATCCCCACACGGATGAGGTCCTTGCCCTCTTCAGCACAGAGGCGGAGCGGATCAGGGGATGCATACGGGCAAGGGACCGGGATCTCTTCATCAGGATCTTTAAGGAGGTGCAGGACCTGGGCAGGAGGCTTTTTCAGGAGGACGAACCGCCCTGTGTGTAA
- a CDS encoding ABC transporter permease yields the protein MSRFLLNLIIALRSLENFRIRTILASLGVFFGTLSLIVVSGVTDSMTEKTKNETRKLGERLLIVKSGVVVSHGPRTRLMSDANTLTVHDARAIGDQILGVEAVSPSGSKVFPVRYLGKVLPATLVVGVATNFPRVREFRPMQGVFWGEREERDQARVVVLGSKIARKLFGNEDPLGRQVMVWRVPMKVVGVMEEKGADVSGADQDSQVFVPLSTFLHRLANRDYVDSIFVKIEDDSRMMQARRGITDLLRLLHRIGPGEKDDFTVIDIRDVSALKTQAMRMIGTLGTVSSIISFSIGGIGILSIMILIVNERRIEIGLRRAVGGRKRDIVLQFLTESSLISVAGGTVGMLAGMVLNLVIFRIADLPVSSSGMGHLSAFAASVLIGIISGIYPARRATAIEPIEVLRS from the coding sequence GTGAGCCGTTTTCTTCTAAATCTCATCATAGCCCTGAGATCCTTGGAGAATTTTCGTATCAGGACCATTCTTGCATCCCTCGGCGTCTTTTTCGGAACCCTTTCCCTTATCGTGGTCTCCGGGGTGACGGACTCCATGACCGAAAAGACCAAAAACGAGACGCGCAAGCTCGGAGAAAGGCTTCTCATAGTCAAAAGCGGGGTCGTCGTCAGCCACGGCCCGCGGACCCGGCTCATGAGCGATGCCAACACCCTCACGGTCCATGACGCCCGGGCCATTGGGGATCAGATCCTGGGCGTGGAGGCGGTTTCGCCGTCCGGAAGCAAGGTCTTCCCGGTGCGTTACCTGGGAAAGGTCCTTCCGGCCACGCTCGTCGTGGGAGTGGCGACGAACTTTCCCCGTGTCCGGGAGTTCAGACCCATGCAGGGGGTCTTCTGGGGGGAGCGTGAGGAAAGGGATCAGGCCAGGGTGGTGGTGCTTGGCAGCAAGATCGCCCGGAAGCTTTTTGGAAACGAGGATCCCCTTGGGCGGCAAGTCATGGTGTGGCGCGTCCCTATGAAGGTCGTCGGCGTCATGGAGGAGAAGGGGGCCGACGTCTCCGGGGCCGATCAGGACAGTCAGGTCTTTGTGCCCCTTTCCACGTTCCTCCATAGGCTTGCCAACAGGGATTACGTGGATTCGATCTTCGTCAAGATCGAGGACGACTCCAGGATGATGCAGGCGCGGCGCGGCATCACGGACCTACTTCGGCTCTTGCATCGGATCGGGCCGGGTGAAAAGGACGACTTCACAGTGATCGACATTAGAGACGTCTCTGCCCTGAAGACCCAGGCCATGAGGATGATCGGCACCCTCGGAACGGTCTCATCCATCATATCCTTTTCCATCGGGGGGATCGGGATACTTTCCATCATGATCCTCATCGTGAACGAAAGGCGAATAGAGATCGGGCTTCGGCGGGCGGTCGGGGGGAGAAAGAGGGATATTGTCCTTCAGTTTCTTACGGAATCTTCACTCATCTCCGTGGCTGGAGGCACGGTGGGGATGCTGGCAGGCATGGTACTAAACCTCGTCATTTTTCGTATAGCCGACCTTCCTGTCTCCTCATCAGGCATGGGACACCTTTCCGCCTTTGCCGCATCCGTCCTGATTGGTATCATATCGGGGATCTACCCGGCCCGCAGGGCAACGGCAATCGAACCCATTGAGGTATTGAGATCGTGA